In a single window of the Streptomyces sp. HUAS ZL42 genome:
- the mycP gene encoding type VII secretion-associated serine protease mycosin, with amino-acid sequence MSSRTTHRAALLGCLLAASLSVLPTTPAHADGIRGQQWALDAMHTQEAWRTTKGKGITVAVLDTGVEADHPDLEGNVLTGKDMVGFGAKPGDRAWARHGTAMAGIIAGHGHGYGDADGVMGIAPEARILPVRVILEDGDPARAEARRTRGNALAEGIRWAADQGADVINLSLGDDSASAHPEPAEDEAVQYALKKGAVVVASAGNGGEKGDHISYPAAYPGVIAVTAVDKYGTRASFSTRRWYATVSAPGDDVVIADPDHKYYEGWGTSAASAFVSGAVALVKAAHPGLTPAQIKELLEDTARNAPSGGRDDSRGFGFVDPAAAIKAAARIEPEGLRSASYGEKYFGSGPDAAESDDDTSSWAGPLAGSIGGVLLVVAVVVWRGRREDHAGF; translated from the coding sequence ATGAGCAGCCGTACGACGCACCGGGCCGCGCTCCTCGGCTGTCTCCTCGCCGCATCTCTCTCCGTCCTGCCCACCACCCCCGCGCACGCCGACGGCATACGCGGCCAGCAGTGGGCCCTGGACGCCATGCACACCCAGGAGGCCTGGCGGACCACCAAGGGCAAGGGCATCACCGTCGCCGTCCTGGACACCGGCGTCGAGGCCGACCACCCCGACCTCGAGGGGAACGTCCTCACCGGCAAGGACATGGTCGGCTTCGGCGCGAAGCCCGGTGACCGCGCCTGGGCCCGCCACGGCACCGCGATGGCCGGCATCATCGCGGGGCACGGACACGGCTACGGCGACGCGGACGGCGTCATGGGCATCGCGCCGGAAGCCAGGATCCTCCCCGTCCGCGTGATCCTCGAGGACGGCGACCCGGCCCGCGCCGAGGCCCGCCGCACCCGCGGCAACGCCCTTGCCGAGGGGATCCGCTGGGCCGCCGACCAGGGTGCCGACGTCATCAACCTCTCGCTGGGCGACGACTCCGCCTCCGCGCATCCCGAGCCCGCCGAGGACGAGGCCGTCCAGTACGCCCTGAAGAAGGGCGCCGTCGTCGTCGCCTCGGCCGGCAACGGCGGCGAGAAGGGCGACCACATCTCCTACCCGGCCGCCTACCCGGGTGTCATCGCCGTCACCGCCGTCGACAAGTACGGCACCCGCGCCTCCTTCTCCACCCGCCGCTGGTACGCCACGGTGAGCGCCCCCGGCGACGACGTCGTCATCGCCGATCCGGACCACAAGTACTACGAGGGCTGGGGCACCAGCGCCGCCTCCGCCTTCGTCTCCGGTGCCGTGGCCCTCGTCAAGGCCGCCCACCCGGGCCTGACCCCGGCTCAGATCAAGGAGCTCCTGGAGGACACCGCGCGGAACGCACCGTCCGGCGGCCGCGACGACTCCCGCGGCTTCGGCTTCGTCGACCCCGCCGCCGCCATCAAGGCCGCCGCCCGCATCGAACCGGAAGGCCTGCGGTCCGCGTCCTACGGCGAGAAGTACTTCGGCTCCGGCCCCGACGCCGCCGAGTCGGACGACGACACGTCGAGCTGGGCGGGTCCGCTGGCGGGCAGCATCGGGGGCGTGCTGCTGGTGGTGGCGGTCGTGGTGTGGCGCGGGCGCCGTGAGGACCACGCCGGCTTCTGA
- a CDS encoding serine hydrolase translates to MESRRARRSRRARPFRPFRRRALLSTALASVAVVGATAAGTVYVKAQAHSGAQTVSSAATPSASPSSSASASASADGEESVEPVAEPVTDYGKLLAAAMRAVTVEDGAEVSVAVLDVDSGDSASHGDGVFDTASIVKVDILATLLLQAQDAGRHLTAAEKSYAAAMIENSDNAAASALWRTIGKAKGLEAANERFGLTGTEGGDDMLWGLTQTTAADQLTLLQQVFGEDSELSEASRTYLQGLMGRIADGQRWGVSAAADGSAWALKNGWLPRSTTGLWDINSIGRVTAGGHDCLVAVLSKGSTTQAKGISLAEAAAKAAVSVFTGDSPSASASASASVS, encoded by the coding sequence ATGGAGTCTCGCAGAGCCCGTCGCAGCCGCCGTGCTCGTCCCTTCCGACCCTTCCGACGCCGCGCCCTCCTTTCCACCGCACTCGCCTCCGTGGCCGTCGTCGGGGCCACGGCGGCGGGGACCGTGTACGTGAAGGCGCAGGCGCACTCCGGTGCGCAGACCGTATCGTCGGCGGCGACGCCGTCGGCCTCGCCGTCGTCATCGGCCTCGGCCTCGGCCTCGGCGGACGGGGAGGAGTCGGTGGAGCCTGTGGCAGAGCCTGTGACGGACTACGGGAAACTGCTGGCCGCGGCCATGCGCGCCGTGACCGTGGAGGACGGGGCGGAGGTTTCCGTGGCCGTGCTCGACGTGGACTCCGGCGACAGCGCCTCCCACGGCGACGGCGTCTTCGACACGGCGAGCATCGTCAAGGTGGACATCCTGGCGACGCTGCTGCTCCAGGCCCAGGACGCGGGCCGGCACCTCACGGCCGCCGAGAAGTCGTACGCAGCCGCGATGATCGAGAACAGCGACAACGCGGCCGCGTCGGCGCTGTGGCGGACGATCGGGAAGGCGAAGGGGCTCGAGGCCGCGAACGAGCGGTTCGGGCTCACCGGCACCGAGGGCGGCGACGACATGCTGTGGGGGCTGACCCAGACCACGGCCGCCGACCAGCTCACGCTGCTCCAGCAGGTGTTCGGGGAGGACTCGGAGCTGAGCGAGGCCTCGCGGACGTACCTTCAGGGGCTGATGGGGCGGATAGCCGACGGCCAGCGCTGGGGTGTCTCGGCCGCCGCGGACGGCTCCGCGTGGGCGCTGAAGAACGGCTGGCTGCCTCGTAGTACGACCGGCCTGTGGGACATCAACAGCATCGGGCGCGTGACGGCAGGCGGTCACGACTGTCTGGTGGCCGTGCTCTCCAAGGGCAGCACGACACAGGCGAAGGGAATCTCGCTGGCGGAGGCGGCTGCGAAGGCGGCGGTGTCGGTCTTCACCGGGGACAGCCCGTCGGCAAGCGCGTCTGCCTCCGCGTCGGTCTCCTAG
- a CDS encoding SseB family protein encodes MANKNIPDPGFSDDDGSADPRLSAALAAWAEDRTAVEPLLEALKGARLLVPVVAVLGEVEEDENGLRREKTSDMAVPTLKAGNRTALPAFTSTDSLARWDPGARPVAVPLHQALQAAAHEKADTIVLDMAGPVPYELTGPALLALAEGRTTTDPLADPAVVEAVRTAVAAEPAVLRAHLGPGQADGTLALVLDPAATPAEAARAVAGRLAADETLRARLVRGLDLALLPADATPPGEPLYVRG; translated from the coding sequence GTGGCGAACAAGAACATTCCCGACCCGGGCTTCTCCGACGACGACGGCTCCGCCGACCCCCGGCTGAGCGCCGCCCTCGCGGCCTGGGCCGAGGACCGCACCGCCGTGGAGCCCCTCCTGGAGGCGCTCAAGGGCGCCCGGCTGCTCGTCCCCGTCGTGGCCGTGCTCGGTGAGGTCGAGGAGGACGAGAACGGGCTGCGCCGCGAGAAGACCAGCGACATGGCCGTACCGACCCTGAAGGCGGGGAACCGCACGGCCCTGCCCGCCTTCACGTCCACCGACTCGCTGGCCCGCTGGGACCCGGGGGCCCGCCCCGTCGCCGTACCCCTGCACCAGGCCCTGCAGGCCGCGGCGCACGAGAAGGCGGACACCATCGTGCTGGACATGGCGGGACCCGTGCCGTACGAGCTGACGGGACCGGCTCTGCTGGCCCTCGCCGAGGGCCGCACGACGACCGACCCGCTCGCCGACCCGGCCGTCGTCGAGGCGGTGCGCACCGCGGTGGCCGCCGAGCCCGCCGTGCTCCGCGCACACCTCGGGCCGGGACAGGCCGACGGCACCCTCGCCCTGGTTCTGGACCCGGCGGCCACCCCGGCCGAGGCGGCCCGTGCCGTCGCCGGGCGCCTCGCGGCCGACGAAACGCTCAGGGCCCGCCTGGTGCGCGGCCTCGACCTGGCACTGCTGCCGGCCGACGCGACGCCCCCCGGCGAGCCCTTGTACGTACGGGGATGA
- a CDS encoding DUF1844 domain-containing protein, with product MSDTPESAEGPDFDEMTRDIAEVPAVEVIVTVAVNLMSAAAVKLGLTEEGEKHKDLDEARKLVHALAGLLDAGATEISSFHAAPLRDGLKSLQLAFREASIVPDDPGQGPGEKYTGPVYG from the coding sequence ATGAGTGACACCCCTGAGTCCGCCGAGGGCCCCGACTTCGACGAGATGACCCGCGACATCGCCGAGGTCCCCGCCGTCGAGGTGATCGTGACGGTCGCGGTCAACCTGATGAGCGCCGCCGCCGTGAAGCTCGGTCTGACGGAGGAGGGCGAGAAGCACAAGGACCTGGACGAGGCCCGCAAGCTGGTGCACGCCCTGGCCGGCCTGCTGGACGCCGGCGCGACCGAGATCAGCTCCTTCCACGCGGCCCCGCTGCGCGACGGCCTGAAGTCGCTCCAGCTGGCCTTCCGCGAGGCGTCGATCGTCCCGGACGACCCGGGCCAGGGCCCGGGCGAGAAGTACACCGGGCCGGTCTACGGCTAG
- the infC gene encoding translation initiation factor IF-3 translates to MSAEPRINDRIRVPEVRLVGPSGEQVGIVPLAKALELAQEYDLDLVEVAANARPPVCKLMDYGKFKYESAMKAREARKNQAHTVIKEMKLRPKIDPHDYDTKKGHVVRFLKQGDKVKITIMFRGREQSRPELGYRLLQRLAEDVQDLGFVESNPKQDGRNMIMVLGPHKKKTEAMAEARQAQEARKASAKANPGKSQNAADADSVVDAEAPAEASAEA, encoded by the coding sequence ATCAGCGCCGAGCCCCGCATCAACGACCGGATTCGCGTTCCCGAGGTGCGACTTGTCGGTCCCAGTGGCGAGCAGGTGGGCATCGTCCCGCTGGCGAAGGCACTGGAGCTTGCGCAGGAGTACGACCTGGACCTGGTCGAGGTCGCGGCGAACGCCCGTCCGCCCGTGTGCAAGCTCATGGACTACGGGAAGTTCAAGTACGAGTCGGCCATGAAGGCCCGTGAGGCGCGCAAGAACCAGGCGCACACGGTCATCAAGGAGATGAAGCTCCGGCCGAAGATCGACCCGCACGACTATGACACCAAGAAGGGTCACGTCGTCCGGTTCCTCAAGCAGGGCGACAAGGTCAAGATCACGATCATGTTCCGTGGTCGCGAGCAGTCCCGGCCCGAGCTGGGCTACCGGCTGCTGCAGCGGCTCGCGGAGGACGTCCAGGACCTCGGTTTCGTCGAGTCGAACCCGAAGCAGGACGGCCGCAACATGATCATGGTTCTCGGTCCGCACAAGAAGAAGACCGAGGCGATGGCCGAGGCCCGCCAGGCGCAGGAGGCCCGCAAGGCGTCCGCGAAGGCCAACCCCGGCAAGTCGCAGAACGCCGCGGACGCCGACAGCGTCGTGGACGCCGAGGCCCCTGCCGAGGCTTCCGCCGAGGCGTGA
- the rpmI gene encoding 50S ribosomal protein L35, giving the protein MPKNKSHSGASKRFKVTGSGKVLRERAGKRHLLEHKSSRVTRRLTGNAEMAPGDAAKIKKLLGK; this is encoded by the coding sequence ATGCCGAAGAACAAGTCGCACAGCGGTGCCAGCAAGCGCTTCAAGGTCACCGGCTCCGGCAAGGTGCTCCGTGAGCGCGCCGGCAAGCGCCACCTGCTCGAGCACAAGTCGTCCCGCGTGACGCGTCGCCTCACCGGCAACGCCGAGATGGCCCCGGGCGACGCCGCGAAGATCAAGAAGCTTCTCGGCAAGTGA
- the rplT gene encoding 50S ribosomal protein L20, producing MARVKRAVNAHKKRRAILEQASGYRGQRSRLYRKAKEQVTHSLVYNYNDRKKRKGDFRQLWIQRINAAARANGITYNRFIQGLKAANIEVDRKILAELAVNDATAFAALVEAAQKALPADVNAPKAA from the coding sequence GTGGCACGCGTCAAGCGGGCAGTCAACGCCCACAAGAAGCGCCGGGCGATCCTCGAGCAGGCCTCCGGCTACCGCGGTCAGCGTTCGCGTCTGTACCGCAAGGCCAAGGAGCAGGTCACCCACTCGCTGGTCTACAACTACAACGACCGCAAGAAGCGCAAGGGCGACTTCCGTCAGCTGTGGATCCAGCGCATCAACGCCGCTGCCCGCGCCAACGGCATCACGTACAACCGCTTCATCCAGGGTCTGAAGGCCGCGAACATCGAGGTCGACCGCAAGATCCTCGCCGAGCTGGCCGTCAACGACGCGACCGCGTTCGCCGCGCTCGTCGAGGCCGCGCAGAAGGCCCTCCCGGCGGACGTCAACGCCCCGAAGGCCGCGTGA
- a CDS encoding TrmH family RNA methyltransferase: MPPASPDLISPRSPRVSAARRLARRNFRGKERLFLAEGPQAVREAAGHRGNDGTATLVELFATPDAAERYADIIGDARDAGARVHLAAEQVIADISTTVTPQGLVGICRFLDTPFDAVLDARPKLVAVLANVRDPGNAGTVLRCADAAGAEAVVLTDASVDLYNPKAVRASVGSLFHLPVAVGVPVERAVEGLKHTGVRILAADGAGDRDLDDELDKGTMGGPTAWVFGNEAWGLPEETRALADAVVRVPIHGRAESLNLATAAAVCLYASARAQRASGGCRSVTES, translated from the coding sequence ATGCCCCCCGCCAGCCCCGACCTCATCTCCCCCCGCTCCCCCCGCGTCTCCGCCGCCCGGCGGCTGGCCAGGCGGAACTTCCGGGGCAAGGAGCGGCTGTTTCTCGCGGAGGGGCCGCAGGCCGTGCGGGAGGCGGCGGGGCATCGCGGGAACGACGGCACCGCGACCCTCGTCGAACTGTTCGCCACCCCCGACGCCGCGGAGCGCTACGCCGACATCATCGGTGACGCCCGCGACGCCGGCGCCCGCGTCCACCTCGCCGCCGAGCAGGTCATCGCCGACATCTCGACGACCGTCACCCCGCAGGGGCTGGTCGGGATCTGCCGGTTCCTCGACACACCCTTCGACGCCGTCCTCGACGCCCGCCCCAAGCTCGTCGCGGTGCTCGCCAACGTGCGCGACCCCGGGAACGCCGGCACCGTCCTGCGCTGCGCCGACGCCGCGGGCGCCGAGGCCGTCGTACTGACCGACGCTTCCGTCGACCTGTACAACCCCAAGGCCGTGCGCGCCTCCGTCGGCTCGCTCTTCCACCTGCCCGTCGCCGTCGGCGTCCCCGTCGAGCGGGCCGTCGAAGGGCTCAAGCACACCGGCGTACGCATCCTCGCCGCCGACGGCGCGGGCGACCGGGACCTCGACGACGAGCTCGACAAGGGGACCATGGGCGGGCCGACCGCCTGGGTGTTCGGAAACGAGGCCTGGGGGCTCCCGGAGGAGACCCGTGCCCTGGCCGACGCCGTCGTGCGCGTGCCGATCCACGGAAGGGCCGAGAGCCTGAACCTCGCCACCGCGGCTGCCGTATGTCTCTATGCGTCCGCCCGTGCACAGCGCGCCTCCGGAGGGTGCCGCTCCGTCACGGAGAGCTAG
- a CDS encoding ATP-binding protein has product MSVGTSSAPGARDGRRPSVSGAGDPAEFGIDPDELPDGLVVADEHGNVICFNAAAARITDVPAADALGQRLEKALPLEDLEGRRWWPLTDPYGGLAIRARQPERNLLLPGGREVLVSARYVRTEPTGPVSRVVVSLRDTEARRRTERSHAELIATVAHELRSPLTSVKGFTATLLAKWERFTDDQKRLMLETVDADADRVTRLIAELLDISRIDSGRLEVRRQPVDIGAAVGRHIQAYVAAGQPADRFLLRLEQPLPALWADPDKIDQVLSNLLENAVRHGEGTVTIDVTPSASPREGEDTGTSVTVSDEGPGIPEESMNRVFTRFWRGSKRGGTGLGLYIVKGIVEAHGGTITVGRAPQGGAEFRFTLPVSAPAYLA; this is encoded by the coding sequence ATGAGCGTCGGCACCAGCAGCGCACCGGGCGCGCGGGACGGGCGCCGGCCGTCCGTGTCCGGGGCCGGCGATCCCGCCGAGTTCGGTATCGATCCCGACGAGCTGCCCGACGGCCTGGTCGTGGCCGACGAGCACGGCAACGTCATCTGCTTCAACGCCGCCGCCGCGCGCATCACCGACGTCCCCGCCGCCGACGCCCTCGGGCAGCGCCTGGAGAAGGCCCTGCCGTTAGAGGACCTGGAGGGGCGGCGCTGGTGGCCGCTGACCGACCCCTACGGAGGGCTCGCCATCCGGGCGCGCCAGCCCGAGCGGAACCTGCTGCTCCCGGGCGGGCGCGAGGTCCTGGTGTCCGCGCGGTACGTCCGTACCGAGCCCACCGGCCCAGTCAGCCGCGTCGTCGTCTCCCTGCGCGACACCGAGGCCCGCCGCCGGACCGAACGCAGCCACGCCGAGCTGATAGCGACGGTGGCCCACGAGCTGCGCTCGCCCCTCACCTCCGTGAAGGGCTTCACCGCCACGCTCCTCGCCAAGTGGGAACGGTTCACCGACGACCAGAAGCGGCTCATGCTGGAGACGGTCGACGCCGACGCCGACCGCGTCACCCGGCTCATCGCCGAGCTGCTCGACATCTCACGGATCGACTCCGGGCGGCTGGAGGTGCGCCGGCAGCCCGTCGACATCGGGGCCGCCGTCGGACGGCACATCCAGGCCTACGTCGCCGCCGGGCAGCCCGCCGACCGGTTCCTGCTGCGTCTGGAACAGCCGCTGCCGGCCCTGTGGGCCGACCCCGACAAGATCGACCAGGTGCTCAGCAACCTGCTGGAAAATGCAGTGCGCCACGGTGAGGGAACCGTCACGATTGACGTCACGCCCTCGGCGTCCCCCCGCGAAGGGGAGGACACCGGTACGTCGGTCACGGTGAGCGACGAGGGCCCCGGCATCCCGGAGGAGTCCATGAACCGCGTCTTCACCCGCTTCTGGCGGGGCAGCAAGCGCGGTGGCACCGGCCTCGGGCTCTACATCGTCAAGGGCATCGTCGAGGCCCACGGCGGCACCATCACGGTCGGCCGCGCCCCCCAGGGCGGCGCCGAGTTCCGATTTACGTTGCCCGTGAGCGCTCCGGCATATCTCGCCTGA
- the pheS gene encoding phenylalanine--tRNA ligase subunit alpha has translation MSAPNKSYDPVEVEALKPEEIERMRDEALAAFAAADSLDALQEAKVAHTGGTSPLALANREIGALPPHAKAAAGKLVGQARGAVNKALAARQAELEAERDARVLVEEDVDVTLPYDRVPAGARHPLTTLSERIEDIFVAMGYEVAEGPQVEAEWFNFDALNIGPDHPARGEHDTFFVQGPEGGTESGVVLRTHTSPVQIRSLLDRELPVYVICPGVVYRTDELDATHTPVFRQVELLAVDEGLTMADLKGTMDHMVQSLFGEGMKTRLRPNFFPFTEPSAEMDMVCYVCRGESVGNPDRPCRTCSSEGWIELGGCGMVNPKVLTACGVDPEKYSGFAFGFGIERMLMFRHNVEDMRDMVEGDVRFTRPFGMEI, from the coding sequence ATGTCGGCACCCAATAAGTCGTACGACCCTGTCGAGGTCGAGGCGTTGAAACCGGAAGAGATCGAGCGCATGCGGGACGAGGCGCTCGCCGCCTTCGCCGCCGCGGACTCCCTCGACGCGCTCCAGGAGGCCAAGGTCGCCCACACCGGCGGTACGTCCCCACTGGCCCTCGCCAACCGCGAGATCGGCGCCCTGCCCCCGCACGCCAAGGCGGCCGCGGGCAAGCTGGTCGGCCAGGCCCGCGGCGCCGTGAACAAGGCCCTCGCCGCCCGCCAGGCCGAGCTGGAGGCCGAGCGGGACGCGCGCGTGCTGGTCGAGGAGGACGTGGACGTCACGCTGCCGTACGACCGCGTACCGGCCGGCGCCCGCCACCCGCTCACCACGCTCTCGGAGCGCATCGAGGACATCTTCGTGGCCATGGGCTACGAGGTCGCCGAAGGCCCGCAGGTCGAGGCCGAGTGGTTCAACTTCGACGCCCTCAACATCGGCCCGGACCACCCGGCCCGCGGCGAGCACGACACGTTCTTCGTGCAGGGGCCCGAAGGCGGCACCGAGTCCGGCGTCGTGCTGCGCACCCACACCTCGCCCGTGCAGATCCGCTCCCTGCTCGACCGTGAGCTGCCGGTCTACGTGATCTGCCCCGGCGTCGTCTACCGCACCGACGAGCTGGACGCCACGCACACCCCGGTCTTCCGCCAGGTCGAGCTGCTCGCCGTGGACGAGGGCCTGACCATGGCCGACCTCAAGGGCACCATGGACCACATGGTCCAGTCGCTGTTCGGCGAGGGCATGAAGACCCGGCTGCGGCCGAACTTCTTCCCGTTCACCGAGCCGTCCGCCGAGATGGACATGGTGTGCTACGTCTGCCGCGGCGAGTCCGTCGGCAACCCCGACCGGCCCTGCCGCACCTGCTCCAGCGAAGGCTGGATCGAGCTGGGCGGCTGCGGCATGGTCAACCCCAAGGTGCTGACCGCCTGCGGCGTCGACCCGGAGAAGTACAGCGGCTTCGCCTTCGGGTTCGGCATCGAGCGGATGCTGATGTTCCGCCACAACGTCGAAGACATGCGAGACATGGTCGAGGGTGACGTCCGGTTCACCCGGCCGTTCGGGATGGAGATCTGA
- the pheT gene encoding phenylalanine--tRNA ligase subunit beta has product MRVPLSWLREYVDLPATETGRDVQAKLVSAGLEVETVEHLGADLKGPLVVGRVLTIEELEGFKKPIRFCTVDVGTANGTGEPQEIVCGARNFAVGDKVVVVLPGAVLPGGFAIAARKTYGRTSHGMICSSDELGMGDDGTKGIIVLPPETEVGKDAIELLELIDEVLDIAVTANRGDCLSIRGVARETAIAYGLPLRDPALLDVPAPNAFGYPVQVSDAIGCDRFTARTVTGLSPEARSPIWLQRRLQKVGMRPISLAVDITNYVMMELGQPLHAYDRGLVHGTIGVRRAEAGEKLVTLDGVTRTLDAGDLVITDERGPIGLAGVMGGANTEIADHEDVENATADVVIEAAHFDAVSIARTARRHKLSSEASRRFERGVDPQAAAAAAQRTVDLLVLLAGGTAEAGVTEVVAASAPRTIATPANHPDKVAGVDYGRETVVRRLQEIGCDVYGQDELIVTVPSWRPDLAEPNDLAEEVIRLEGYENLPSTLPKPPSGRGLTHRQRLHRRIGRALAGAGYVEAPNYPFISEQVFDQLGLEADDPARRVVRLTNPLNDEEPALRTSLLPGLLGALRRNDGRGSHDLSLFETGLVFHPREEQKVAAALPVDRRPTDEELAELNAALPEQPRHVAVVLAGAREQAGWWGKGRPVDWADAVEAARTVAKETGAELIVRKGQYGPWHPGRCAELVVVIDGTETVVGHAGELHPRVLKALGLPERACAMELNLDVLERVGDDTPQAPGISTFPVATQDVALVVDKFVPHAAVEEALREGAGELLEAIRLFDVYVNDDQLGEGKKSLAYALRFRAGDRTLTVDEASAARDAAVALAGERTGAVLRG; this is encoded by the coding sequence ATGCGGGTCCCGCTTTCCTGGCTGCGGGAGTACGTCGACCTGCCGGCGACCGAAACCGGCCGTGACGTCCAGGCCAAGCTCGTGTCGGCCGGTCTCGAGGTCGAGACCGTCGAGCACCTCGGAGCCGACCTGAAGGGCCCGCTCGTCGTGGGCCGGGTGCTGACCATCGAGGAGCTGGAGGGCTTCAAGAAGCCGATCCGCTTCTGCACCGTCGACGTGGGCACCGCCAACGGCACCGGTGAGCCCCAGGAGATCGTCTGCGGCGCCCGCAACTTCGCCGTCGGCGACAAGGTCGTCGTGGTGCTGCCGGGCGCCGTGCTGCCCGGCGGCTTCGCGATCGCCGCGCGCAAGACGTACGGCAGGACCTCGCACGGCATGATCTGCTCCAGCGACGAGCTGGGCATGGGCGACGACGGCACCAAGGGCATCATCGTGCTGCCGCCGGAGACCGAGGTCGGCAAGGACGCCATCGAACTGCTCGAGCTGATCGACGAGGTCCTGGACATCGCCGTCACCGCCAACCGCGGCGACTGTCTGTCCATCCGCGGCGTCGCCCGCGAGACCGCCATCGCCTACGGTCTGCCGCTGCGCGACCCGGCGCTGCTCGACGTACCGGCCCCGAACGCGTTCGGCTACCCGGTCCAGGTCTCCGACGCGATCGGCTGCGACCGCTTCACCGCCCGCACGGTCACCGGCCTGAGCCCCGAGGCCCGCTCCCCGATCTGGCTGCAGCGCCGGCTGCAGAAGGTCGGCATGCGCCCGATCTCGCTCGCCGTCGACATCACCAACTACGTGATGATGGAGCTCGGCCAGCCGCTGCACGCGTACGATCGGGGGCTCGTCCACGGCACCATCGGCGTGCGCCGGGCCGAGGCGGGCGAGAAGCTCGTCACCCTCGACGGCGTCACCCGCACACTGGACGCCGGGGACCTGGTGATCACCGACGAGCGCGGCCCGATCGGCCTCGCCGGCGTCATGGGCGGCGCCAACACCGAGATCGCCGACCACGAGGACGTGGAGAACGCCACGGCCGACGTCGTCATCGAGGCCGCCCACTTCGACGCCGTGTCGATCGCGCGCACGGCCCGCCGCCACAAGCTGTCCTCCGAGGCGTCCCGCCGCTTCGAGCGCGGGGTCGACCCGCAGGCCGCGGCCGCGGCCGCCCAGCGCACGGTGGACCTGCTGGTGCTGCTCGCGGGCGGTACGGCGGAGGCGGGCGTCACCGAGGTCGTCGCGGCGTCCGCGCCGCGCACCATCGCCACCCCGGCCAACCACCCGGACAAGGTCGCCGGCGTCGACTACGGCCGCGAGACCGTCGTACGCCGTCTGCAGGAGATCGGCTGCGACGTGTACGGGCAGGACGAGCTGATCGTCACCGTGCCGTCCTGGCGTCCCGACCTCGCCGAGCCGAACGACCTGGCCGAGGAGGTCATCCGCCTCGAGGGCTACGAGAACCTGCCGTCCACGCTTCCCAAGCCCCCGTCGGGCCGCGGCCTGACCCACCGGCAGCGGCTGCACCGCCGCATCGGCAGGGCGCTGGCCGGTGCCGGGTACGTCGAGGCGCCGAACTACCCCTTCATCAGCGAGCAGGTCTTCGACCAGCTCGGTCTGGAGGCCGACGACCCCGCCCGCCGCGTCGTCCGGCTGACCAACCCGCTCAACGACGAGGAGCCCGCGCTCCGGACGTCGCTGCTGCCGGGCCTGCTGGGTGCCCTGCGGCGCAACGACGGGCGCGGTTCGCACGATCTGTCGCTGTTCGAGACCGGGCTGGTCTTCCACCCGCGCGAGGAGCAGAAGGTCGCCGCCGCCCTGCCCGTCGACCGGCGTCCCACGGACGAGGAGCTCGCCGAGCTGAACGCCGCGCTGCCCGAGCAGCCGCGCCACGTCGCCGTCGTCCTCGCGGGCGCCCGCGAGCAGGCCGGCTGGTGGGGCAAGGGCCGTCCGGTCGACTGGGCCGACGCGGTCGAGGCCGCGCGTACGGTGGCCAAGGAGACCGGCGCCGAACTGATCGTCCGCAAGGGCCAGTACGGGCCGTGGCACCCGGGCCGCTGCGCCGAGCTCGTGGTCGTCATCGACGGCACGGAGACGGTCGTGGGCCACGCCGGTGAGCTGCATCCGCGCGTCCTGAAGGCCCTGGGCCTGCCGGAGCGCGCCTGCGCGATGGAGCTGAACCTGGACGTGCTGGAGCGGGTCGGCGACGACACCCCGCAGGCCCCGGGCATCTCCACGTTCCCGGTCGCCACGCAGGATGTCGCCCTCGTGGTCGACAAGTTCGTCCCGCACGCGGCGGTGGAGGAGGCCCTGCGCGAGGGCGCCGGTGAACTCCTGGAGGCCATCCGGTTGTTCGACGTCTACGTCAATGACGACCAGCTCGGTGAGGGCAAGAAGTCGCTGGCGTACGCGTTGCGCTTCCGCGCGGGTGATCGGACGCTGACGGTCGACGAGGCGTCCGCTGCCCGGGACGCGGCGGTCGCCCTCGCGGGCGAGCGCACAGGGGCGGTGCTCAGGGGCTGA